CAGTGCTGTTTTTCATATTGGCGAAGCTCGATACGCCCCTTGTGGCCATTGAAGGCAATATGGTGGCCCTCAATCGGCATATAGGTATTCAGCGAATAGGAGACATGGACACCGTTCTTGTAGCGGATATTGGTGACCATGGTGTCGGGAATGTCGATATCCTCCCGGTATACGCAGGCATCGCGGACATAGCCATCTTGTTTGGATGGCGCTTCGTAAAGCGCTTCCAGCAAAGGCTCCTTGCGCATATCGAAATAATGATCGCATTGCTGCGCATGGGGACAGGTGCGACAGCGCTCGCCTCGAAACGGCCCATTGCGCCCGTAATGCTTCAGGTCGGCAAAGGCGGAGACCAGATCCGGGTCCGAATCAAGATACCAGTTCAATAGATCGAAATGGTGGGTGGCCTTGTGGACAAACAGGCTGCCGGAATTTTCGGTATAGGCATGCCAGCGGCGGAAATAGTCCGCACCGTGACTGGTGTTGAGATACCAATGAAAATCGACGGAGGTGACATCGCCGATGACGCCTGAATTCAGCAATTCCTTGATGCGGGCAGCGGTCGGCGCAAAACGATAGTTGAAGGAGACGTCCAGCCGCCTCCCGGTGCGCTTTTCGGCTTTCAGAATGCGCTTGATCTTGGCTGCGGTGGTGGTCATCGGCTTTTCGCTGATCACGTCGGCACCCGCCTCCATTGCCTTGACGATCAACTCGTCATGGGTGCTGTCACGGGTACAGACAATCACCAGATCCGGCTTTTCAACGGCCAGCATCTGGTCGAAATCCAGGTAGATCGGCACCGAGGAGCCGATATGGGCTTGCGATTGTTCGGCGCGCAATCCGTTCAGGTCGCAGATTGCCACCAGCTCGACCTGGTCGCCCCAGCGCTCGACAATGTCGCGGCCCCACATGGTCGTTCCCCGATGGCCGGCGCCGACCAGAGCAAAGCGTCTCTTGCGTATGACTTGCATGCCATCCTCCTTGGCTACAGCCGTGGTGTCCTGCAGGCGCTATCACGCCGTCTCCGGCGGACAGGGCGCCCACAAACCTCCTCCATGGGCTGCGTGGTTGTTCAAGACTCAATCATGGTGTCAGGGCCGTTTTTTTGCACGAGAGTGCCAAGGAATCCGGCGCGCAACACTCCCTCCAAGGGCTCGCGCGCTTCTGGCCGCCTCCACTCTTTTGGTGATGATGCAAAATCATTTCCTTCGACCCGACTTAACTGCTATGCTAGCATATCATTTGCTGTTGTCATGCTGAGATTGTTTGTCTGCATGAAATTTTCACGGCTTGACAGGCGGTGGAAACATCGACAATTTGTAAAAGAAATGCCGGTGTTTCGGGAGATATCGGCGGCTTGGATAGTGTATATAAGTAGAGGGCATGAAAATTTTTTCATATCCTTGCGTTGACTGTTCTGTAACCTCGGGAGGGAGGTTCTGGTCATAACGCACGCGATTTGAATTCATCTGGATACTGGGGAGGAGACCAGAATGATGACAAAATTCAGCAGACGAACCGTGCTTGCTGGCATGGGTCTGACGATGCCGTTGATCTGCATGGGTGCAGTTGGCGCAAGAGCGGCCACCAACCTGCGGTTTTTGTGGTGGGGCTCCAAGGAGCGCAACGACCGAACCTTCAAGGTCATCGAAGCCTATAAGGCCAAGAACAGCGGCACAGCCATTGATGGCGAGTCTTTTGGCTGGGACAATTACTGGACACGTCTGGCCACCCAGACGGCGGGCGGCAATGCACCCGACCTGATCCAGATGGATTACCGTTATATTTTTGAATATGCGCGGCGCGGTACGCTGCTTGATCTGACGCCCTATATGGGAAAAACGCTGAAAATCGACGATTTCGGCGCCGCTAATATCGATGCCGGCAAGGTTGGCGGCAAGCTCTACGGCGTCAATCTCGGCGTCAATTCCGTCACGGCACTCGTCAACAAGGCGGCGTGGCAGGAAACCGGCGTTGACGCGCTGCACGAGGGCATGACTTGGGAGGAATTCGGCGAGGCCTGCGCTAAGGTCTCTGCCGCCAAGAAGCGCCGTGGTTTTTATGGTACGCAGGACGGCAGCGTCGGCGAAAGCAATCTGGAATGCTGGCTGCGTCAGCGCGGCAAGGCGCTGTATACGGCGGATGGCACCATTGGTTTCGACCAGGGCGATATAACCGAATGGTTCAAATTCTGGGCCTGGATGCGTAAGATCAAGGCCTGCGTGCCAGCCGATATCCAGGCGCTCGACCAGCTCAATGTCGAAAACAATATGGTGACATTGAACAAGGCGGCCGTTGGCTTCGTCAATTCAAATCAGTTCATCGCCTTCCAGGCTGTCAACAAGGACCCGTTGACGCTGATGAGCTATCCCGAAACCAAGGGTGGCAAGCCTGGGCATTATCTGAAGCCCTCTATGCTGATTTCGGTCTCCGCCGCATCCGCCAACAAGGATGCTGCTGTCAATTTCGTCAATTTCCTGGTCGAAGACAAGGATGCGGCGCTGGCGCTCGGGATCGAGCGTGGTATTCCGGCATCGACGACCATGCGCGAGGCCCTGGAGCCGACGCTGAACGATCAGTCCAAGGAAATTCTTGACTATATCGCCCGGCTGACGCCGCATGTCGGTCCGCTTCCGCCGCCGCCGCCAAATGGCGCGGGTGAAAACCAGATGTTGATCAAGAAGATCGGCGAAGAAGTCGGCTTTGGGCGACTTTCGCCGGAAGACGGCGCGGCGAAATTCGTCGATCAGGCGGCTGCCAATCTGAAACGGGGTTGAAACCGTGAACACCACTCGCGATGGAATGGCCGGCACCTCTGGTGCCGCGCCAGTGATGCAGCCTATCTCGACACCGTCGCCGTTCAGGGCCAGTCTGGCGCGCAACGCGCCGGGCTATCTATTTCTCCTGCCCTGGTTCATCGGCTTTTTCGTACTCACGCTCGGCCCGGCCCTGTTTTCCTTCTGGCTGTCGCTGACCGACTACAATCTGCTGCAATCGCCTAATGTGGTCGGCCTGGACAATTACATCCGCATCGCCACGGCTGACGAAAAATTCATGTCCTCCATGCGGGTGACGCTGGTCTATGTGGTGCTGTCGGTGCCGCTGAAACTGACCTTCGCCCTGCTGGTTGCCCTGCTGCTCAACAAGGGCATTCGCGGCCTACCGCTCTACCGGGCGGTTTTCTACCTGCCATCGCTTCTGGGCTCCAGCGTCGCCATCGCGGTGGTTTGGCGGCAATTGTTCGATGGCGACGGGGCGATCAACGTGCTGCTTTGGAATACCTTCGGCATCGAAGGGCCAAGCTGGATCTCCAATCCCGATTACTCCCTCTATACGCTGGTCATCCTGGCTGTCTGGCAATTCGGCTCGCCGATGATTATCTTTCTGGCTGGCCTACGGCAGATCCCGGTTGATATGTATGAGGCAGCCAGCCTGGATGGCGCTTCCAAAGTGCGGATGTTCTTCAAGATCACCCTGCCTTTGCTGACGCCGGTGATCTTCT
This portion of the Allorhizobium ampelinum S4 genome encodes:
- a CDS encoding Gfo/Idh/MocA family protein, translating into MQVIRKRRFALVGAGHRGTTMWGRDIVERWGDQVELVAICDLNGLRAEQSQAHIGSSVPIYLDFDQMLAVEKPDLVIVCTRDSTHDELIVKAMEAGADVISEKPMTTTAAKIKRILKAEKRTGRRLDVSFNYRFAPTAARIKELLNSGVIGDVTSVDFHWYLNTSHGADYFRRWHAYTENSGSLFVHKATHHFDLLNWYLDSDPDLVSAFADLKHYGRNGPFRGERCRTCPHAQQCDHYFDMRKEPLLEALYEAPSKQDGYVRDACVYREDIDIPDTMVTNIRYKNGVHVSYSLNTYMPIEGHHIAFNGHKGRIELRQYEKQHWTEPPADEIVLMRNFGEVERIWVPHSSGGHYGGDDRLRNMLLKPGMNDELRQRAGARAGAMSVLCGIAALESSRSGKPVTIADVWGEDEGIGLLEQMT
- a CDS encoding ABC transporter substrate-binding protein; translation: MMTKFSRRTVLAGMGLTMPLICMGAVGARAATNLRFLWWGSKERNDRTFKVIEAYKAKNSGTAIDGESFGWDNYWTRLATQTAGGNAPDLIQMDYRYIFEYARRGTLLDLTPYMGKTLKIDDFGAANIDAGKVGGKLYGVNLGVNSVTALVNKAAWQETGVDALHEGMTWEEFGEACAKVSAAKKRRGFYGTQDGSVGESNLECWLRQRGKALYTADGTIGFDQGDITEWFKFWAWMRKIKACVPADIQALDQLNVENNMVTLNKAAVGFVNSNQFIAFQAVNKDPLTLMSYPETKGGKPGHYLKPSMLISVSAASANKDAAVNFVNFLVEDKDAALALGIERGIPASTTMREALEPTLNDQSKEILDYIARLTPHVGPLPPPPPNGAGENQMLIKKIGEEVGFGRLSPEDGAAKFVDQAAANLKRG
- a CDS encoding carbohydrate ABC transporter permease; translation: MQPISTPSPFRASLARNAPGYLFLLPWFIGFFVLTLGPALFSFWLSLTDYNLLQSPNVVGLDNYIRIATADEKFMSSMRVTLVYVVLSVPLKLTFALLVALLLNKGIRGLPLYRAVFYLPSLLGSSVAIAVVWRQLFDGDGAINVLLWNTFGIEGPSWISNPDYSLYTLVILAVWQFGSPMIIFLAGLRQIPVDMYEAASLDGASKVRMFFKITLPLLTPVIFFNAVVQTIDAFKAFTPAYVISSGTGGPIDSTLFYTLYLYQEAFGYFRMGYAAALAWILVIIIALFTAFSFLSSRYWVHYDD